From Panthera uncia isolate 11264 chromosome X, Puncia_PCG_1.0, whole genome shotgun sequence, the proteins below share one genomic window:
- the KCNE5 gene encoding potassium voltage-gated channel subfamily E regulatory beta subunit 5, whose amino-acid sequence MNCSESQRLRTLLSRLLLELHHRGNASGLGAGPGPSMGMGVGPDPFVGREATSAKGDDAYLYILLIMIFYACLAGGLILAYTRSRKLVEAKDEPAQASAAHEWAAADAETAAGSPAQGRRQLAPGAPPAPAQGAEGV is encoded by the coding sequence ATGAACTGCAGCGAGAGCCAGCGGCTGCGCACCCTCCTCAGCCGCCTGCTGCTCGAGCTGCACCACCGGGGCAACGCCAGCGGCCTGGGCGCCGGCCCCGGCCCGAGCATGGGTATGGGGGTCGGGCCCGACCCGTTCGTGGGCCGCGAGGCGACCAGCGCCAAGGGCGACGACGCCTATCTCTACATCCTGCTCATCATGATCTTCTACGCCTGCCTGGCCGGGGGCCTCATCCTGGCCTACACCCGCTCCCGCAAGCTCGTCGAGGCCAAGGACGAGCCGGCCCAGGCCTCCGCGGCGCACGAGTGGGCCGCCGCCGACGCCGAGACTGCGGCCGGCTCTCCGGCCCAGGGCCGCCGCCAGCTTGCCCCCGGGGCGCCGCCCGCCCCGGCCCAGGGCGCCGAGGGGGTCTAG